The sequence CCACAAAGACTCTGAGAGTTTAACTCATCATATGATGATTTCTTCAATTCAGTTTGATCAGTAGCTTTCAGTAAATGAGCAGCGTCTTTTATGTCAATACTTTGGTGTCTGGTAATGAACCTCTTTGATAAGGCAAGgccattgattttaaaagagagCTCTTCTGGAGTTACATCCTGAATCTCTCCATGTAAAGAGGCAATTTTACTCTGGTGAAACAGCGGAGAGCTCTTTATCCAAGGTTCGGAATGCAGCCGCTGCACTTGTGCCAGCTTGGAAACCGCATTTGTTGAACTGGAATTTCTCAGTGAAACTGACTTAGATGGGTTGTCTGTGCTTCTGGGATGGTCCAGATCCTTAAAGCTGAAGAGTGCACTTTTAGTTTCATTGGAGCTTGAAAGTGGGGGTGGAGATGTTTTCAGTTCTATTTCGGATGGGgatgtgcaggcagctggggaacAATGTTCACTGAGGTCCACAGGAGGCACGTTTAAGTATTGCTTTGTTGTTTGCCTTCCTGATGGAGACTTGTCTGTTGTGATTATGATTACCTCTTTTCCTCTCGCTTTGCAGGCATTGAGAAGAACTTCCAGGGTCTCTTTGTCTTCAGAGTTTATTGCATACACCAGCGCAGAGCTGTTAGAGTGATCTTGTAGGCCTGGGTCAGCTCCGCTTTTCAGTAGCAGAGAAACCACCTCAGGCCCTGCTTTTTCTAAACAAGCATGCATCAAGGCTGTCTTTCCAGACTTGTCCTGTATGTTTGGATCTGCCTTGTTTTCCAGTAGATATTTAACCATCTTTGCCTTGCAGGCACTCTGGGCATCCACATGTTTTGTCTTACAAGCAATCATTAAAGGGGTTTCACCTCTGTCGTTGCTTTCGTTGATGTAGGCCCCACCTTCCAGTAACAGCCTGGTGAGGCGCAATCGGCTCTGGTAGACAGCTCTGATCAGGGAATTCCCATCTGTCGGCAGCTCCACGGTCTCATTCATGGCACTTGTCTCTCAGTTACACCTTCCTAGCTGCTGAAAAGAACACCTGGTGCTCAAAGAAGACAAGGAGgccaaaaaagaaggaaaaaaaaaagggggaggggaggtgtCAGCTTTTTGAATTGCTCCTGTAAACTCACCACCACTCTGTGACAAGAGGGAAGataaggaggaaaataaaaaggtagtCTTGCCTCCTAAACTTCAAGAAATGCgctaaaaattttaaacaatatttagctacacttaaaatatttatggatgCTTAATACACAGCtgtccctttttatttttcagactgcTCTTGCTTCTGTCACAGCCTGACAAACAAGCTgcaaaaaaagtcaaattctCCACACTGTGATGGCTTTATACTTACTATACCCAAGTGGCCCTGCTGCAGTTGTACCGCTCCTGATTTGCATCCGTGGAAGCAAGAACTGAATGAGACCTGCAGCACATTTTTCACTGATATGAGTTACTGTGTCacattcactttttctttctcataaaaTGACAGTGCTAAACGTCTAGAAATtagtgaggaaaaacaaattccaaggtataacaaataagaaaagcacaagcactctttgtttgtttaccGTTAAATAGTTGGAAGATAAATATTAATGTCTTTTATAAAAGTGGTAATATTTGGGGAAGCACGCTACCTTCCTTATGCTGATTCGAAAACATACTAGTTTGAGTGAAACGGCATAAATGAAGTGATGCAGGGGCTATTGCATTTGTCACGAGGATCAGTAGGCTGAGAGGTGTCCACTGCCTGGGCACAAAGTATCAgctctaaaagaaaagaagtatttgaCAGCatcaaagaaaatctgaaggTTTCACTTGAAAAAATTATGAGCTCAATGTGATGTAAATAATGAAAGGTCTTGTATGAATATACACCCACgtacatgaaaacaaacaaaaaaaatgcttttatttatgtgaTTGTTTACCTATGTGGAGGGAAAATCTTCAgagccaaaataaaaatcagtatttaacAATGGGCAGAGCACTATAACACCAAAACAGGAATACACATGGACATGAAAACTACATGTTTATTTACAAGGTATTactagagaaataaaaaatgtttaattggCTTAACTGCAAAGGAAATGAACATATGCACTGTTATTTACCATTGAAAGCACTAGTAATACTTTGCTGAATAACTGAAAAGAAGCAACTTCATTCTGGTTTTCTTCACTATTGgagttttatttccaaaatcaaAGAAGAGTATCAACGTAGTTTGTTCTAAAAGtccaataaacaaaaaaagttagttGAAGTACATACACGAGACTTTTATCTCATATACCCCCCACCATGCAGTTTAACTCCACAGCAACATGCTCCACAGGCAGAGGTGCGCTTGTTCAGCTGTGGTTTGTCAGCCACAATGAGAACAGTTAGCTCAGGTTCTTCACACTTAACATGTGTTAATAAAATACTCAACTATTATTGATATAGTCATTAGTTGTTGATGTGGTGTAATAAAGGTCATATGCAGCAAGTATTTTAATAAGATAccacaaaatatttggaatttcaggggaaaaaacatataCACAAACGCATGTGATGAAGCAGTTTGAGTTTGATGGCATTCATTAATTTCTGGGCTCATGGCCGACACAAAGACTGATCATTATCTGCATATGACCAAAATCCTATCCTGAGAAATTAAGGGGGACCAAAGAGGGCCAGAACTTTTCTGTCCATTCTCAGGGGAGAAGACGTCCCACTACTGATCACTGGTGAGAATGGGGACACCACTGTGGTACtaccaagttttttttttttttttacatttttattgataaaacactttttaaagtaattgcaCTCAAATTACTTTAAGGATTCATTCTATTATACTGAAAGTACATGATTCAGTATTGTCTATCTCAGCTTTTGTTGATGTGCAAATCACTATTATGCAATGTACATTTTTGACATGTAAAACATTCAAGATTATTATTAAGTCTTTTTTATAAAAGTATCCGATAAATTGGTGCACTTAGGTGTccagaaacaaattaaacagaaatcacTTTTAGATAGCACACATGCTGGAATTCTGATGTACTCTCCCTTATTTTTTACATATCTGCAAGTCATTGtcaattttacatttctttcatgtttatCTAAGACTTTTCTGATACCTACCTGCTTGTGTTACCTAAGTAATGGTATGTAGCACTTATAGAAGTCTTTTCATCTGTAGAAATTCTTCTAAGGTGACTGGTGAATGCTAAGTCAAAACTGAGACTGTTTTTCTGATATCTGACCAAATATCACCACCTGCTTAAATGTGCTGTCTCCATAGGCTTTACCTGGACTATTAATGTAAGAGGCATTAGAGTAAGAATAGCCTAAACCAACAGAATTTCAATGTTTGGAGTAGGTTTTGCACTTGGCAGACCCTGTTTTGCCATAGCCCTTCTGCGGGGTCATTTAAAGCTCAGTTTCTAAGCACCTTTTAACATCTTCAATAAACTGAGATCTGCAGAAGCTAGAAAAAGCATCCAAGCCTCATTTTCCCATCCACACTTACACAGAATTGCTGTTAGAAAAACCGCAAAACAGACTGTGAGGTGCTTACATCCTGTTATGATGGGATGATGCAAGTACCTAAATACAGACAGGATGCAGAACGTAgcattggaaggaaaaaatcatttgtaagAGACTACTTCTACCACCACCCCCCCACTCCTGCTGTAAAGTAGGTAACTACACATACGTAGACATATGCACACCCAGACTGATCAAGATTCATCTTTAAGCATCTCTTGACTTCACGGTGAGGAGGATACGACTACAAGTCAGGCAGCATGTGTTCCCAGGACGTTGTATAAACCTGGTCTGGGGAAAGcccaaaacaatgaaaagaaagtgttACAGATTTGTAAGCGGAACAATATAAAGCAGAATACAATCTTGAATGCTAGGTGAAATAACCATGACTTCACCTGGAGAATCCATCCATTGCAGGATAATGTGCTCAGAGCTGTGTCATCCCAAAATTGCCACTGTGGGAACAAAATGCAGCTGGACTTCTCTAAGACCCAGAGCGACACTGGCTCAATGGAAATGCATGTGCCCCACCTGGACAGGGTACACCCCgctccaaaaaaacaaacaaacacttaCAACTAGTTAAGTAGTTGAAGTGAAAGAACACCATTCAAGCAAACTCCCgaaaatatttacttacttGATAATCTATCACAGATTGATGCTAAACAAATTGGGA comes from Cygnus atratus isolate AKBS03 ecotype Queensland, Australia chromosome Z, CAtr_DNAZoo_HiC_assembly, whole genome shotgun sequence and encodes:
- the ANKRD34B gene encoding ankyrin repeat domain-containing protein 34B, with product MNETVELPTDGNSLIRAVYQSRLRLTRLLLEGGAYINESNDRGETPLMIACKTKHVDAQSACKAKMVKYLLENKADPNIQDKSGKTALMHACLEKAGPEVVSLLLKSGADPGLQDHSNSSALVYAINSEDKETLEVLLNACKARGKEVIIITTDKSPSGRQTTKQYLNVPPVDLSEHCSPAACTSPSEIELKTSPPPLSSSNETKSALFSFKDLDHPRSTDNPSKSVSLRNSSSTNAVSKLAQVQRLHSEPWIKSSPLFHQSKIASLHGEIQDVTPEELSFKINGLALSKRFITRHQSIDIKDAAHLLKATDQTELKKSSYDELNSQSLCGEEKLFPSGIPVGEDSSLGQISFISDLSSIIQKRNLGANHYSSDSQLTTSLRPAAAEDIKSVIGKKKITSASHSLLPSSRELYESVPPVPLSRRNQTVLERWGSGALLLDHFAQTRPGFLPPLNMNPHPPVPDISFLDKVSGVISYGQKQLLPAVAASSRETKSKKMLLRRQSLQTEQIRQLLNF